In the Populus trichocarpa isolate Nisqually-1 chromosome 1, P.trichocarpa_v4.1, whole genome shotgun sequence genome, one interval contains:
- the LOC7478082 gene encoding molybdenum cofactor sulfurase: MHSPCTGEASQACFHNLCQLPFLGIPEPQSSTSITTAASSRHDFEVAMASSMYPNSQFTNHESFPSLQESFSYFTKAFPLYSQTDQADKIREQEYYHLSLSNHVCLDYIGHGLFSYSQQRSYSREATVASTSSSSLPLRQYSSSLETPFFGISYKAANLHSQIQYGSQESELECKIQKRIMALMNLSEDDYTMVFTANQSSAFKLLADSYPFQSNQNLLTVYDHENEAVKIMIESSKNRGARVMSAEFSWKSLRIHSGKLLEKVRRKRKNRRGLFVFPLQSRMTGARYSYLWMNMARENGWHVLLDACGLGPKDMETLGLSLFKPDFLICSFFKVFGENPSGFGCLFVKKSSSSVIKDSTSTGLVRLVPARRPSQISEESANDDTETEEKAKQELHDDDSLQGSSSGPMSRQQTSEKTSELQETKEVSVKHKAPEIEVSVASFESSQSQIIASSASGYSYLECRGLDHADSLGLISISTRARYLINWLVNALTSLQHPHSENGHPLVRIYGPKVKFDRGPAVAFNVFDWKGEKIDPAIVQKLADRNNISLSCGFLHHILFSNKYEHEREQILETRTSEGGTVLNGKRDKLYSGISVVTAALGFLTNFEDVYKLWAFVSRFLDADFVQKERWRYTALNQMTVEV, encoded by the coding sequence ATGCATTCACCTTGCACTGGAGAGGCCTCACAGGCCTGCTTCCATAATTTATGTCAATTGCCTTTTCTTGGGATTCCTGAGCCCCAGAGTTCAACATCCATAACCACTGCTGCTTCATCCCGCCATGATTTTGAAGTTGCCATGGCGTCATCGATGTATCCAAACTCTCAATTCACCAATCATGAGTCCTTCCCTTCATTGCAAGAATCATTCTCCTATTTCACCAAAGCATTTCCACTGTATTCTCAGACTGATCAGGCTGACAAAATCCGAGAACAAGAATACTACCATCTCTCCCTGTCCAACCATGTTTGTCTTGATTATATTGGCCATGGCCTCTTCTCATACTCTCAGCAACGAAGTTACTCTCGGGAAGCTACAGTTGCCTCAACATCATCTTCTTCCCTTCCATTACGGCAATATTCCTCAAGTTTAGAAACGCCCTTCTTTGGCATTTCCTACAAGGCAGCAAACTTACATTCTCAAATACAGTATGGTAGCCAAGAATCGGAACTGGAATGCAAGATACAGAAAAGAATTATGGCATTAATGAATCTCTCTGAAGATGATTACACGATGGTTTTCACTGCCAACCAGTCATCCGCATTCAAACTTCTTGCAGACTCTTATCCATTTCAGTCAAATCAAAACCTTCTTACAGTATACGACCATGAGAACGAGGCAGTGAAAATCATGATAGAAAGCTCCAAGAACAGAGGAGCACGGGTCATGTCAGCTGAATTCTCATGGAAGAGTTTAAGAATACATTCAGGGAAATTGCTAGAGAAGGTAAGACGTAAAAGGAAGAATAGGAGGGGACTATTTGTTTTCCCACTTCAATCAAGGATGACAGGAGCTAGGTATTCATACCTCTGGATGAACATGGCTCGGGAAAATGGATGGCATGTCTTGCTTGATGCTTGTGGCTTAGGACCCAAGGATATGGAGACCCTGGGCCTCTCCCTCTTTAAGCCAGATTTTCTTATCTGCTCTTTTTTCAAGGTTTTTGGCGAAAACCCATCTGGTTTTGGCTGTCTATTTGTGAAGAAATCCAGTTCTTCAGTTATAAAGGATTCAACTAGTACAGGCTTAGTGAGGCTTGTCCCAGCTAGGCGACCTTCTCAAATTTCAGAAGAGTCAGCTAATGACGACACAGAAACTGAAGAAAAAGCGAAACAAGAGTTACATGATGATGATAGTTTGCAAGGCTCCTCCTCAGGTCCTATGTCCAGGCAGCAGACAAGTGAGAAAACTTCTGAACTGCAAGAAACCAAAGAGGTTTCAGTAAAACACAAAGCACCAGAAATTGAGGTATCAGTGGCATCATTTGAATCCTCCCAATCCCAAATCATTGCTAGCAGTGCAAGTGGGTATTCATATCTTGAATGTAGAGGCTTGGATCATGCAGATTCGTTGGGCCTGATATCAATCAGTACCAGAGCAAGGTACCTCATCAACTGGTTGGTAAATGCATTAACGAGTCTTCAACATCCACATTCAGAAAATGGGCATCCCCTAGTCAGAATCTATGGACCAAAGGTAAAATTTGATCGAGGACCAGCAGTGGCATTCAACGTATTTGACTGGAAAGGAGAAAAGATAGATCCTGCCATTGTACAGAAGCTTGCTGATCGAAATAACATTTCTTTAAGTTGTGGATTTTTGCACCACATTTTGTTCTCAAACAAGTATGAACACGAGAGGGAGCAGATATTAGAGACAAGAACAAGTGAAGGAGGAACAGTTTTAAATGGGAAGAGAGATAAACTTTATTCAGGAATTTCTGTTGTCACAGCTGCCCTCGGGTTCCTGACAAATTTCGAGGACGTTTACAAACTCTGGGCATTTGTTTCACGGTTCCTGGATGCAGACTTTGTGCAGAAAGAGAGGTGGAGATATACAGCTCTTAATCAGATGACAGTAGAGGTTTAG